The proteins below are encoded in one region of Manis javanica isolate MJ-LG chromosome 8, MJ_LKY, whole genome shotgun sequence:
- the NDUFAF1 gene encoding complex I intermediate-associated protein 30, mitochondrial isoform X7 produces the protein MRWYWAICCRFFPCEPREKFTSKTFLIMALVYKLLSGSYTLRKCPKPHVALCPLLDTRFADYCSSSLQKPEAAPGKASSQKTEEGLQEHQQREVALDITSPEEKPEVSFDKAIKDEIKDHFRHLKDDIVNHWMGPDCRPLHEVLLEQARVVWKFRGKEDLDKWIVTSDKTIGGRSEVFLQMGKNNRSALLYGTLSSEVPQDGESGRSGYCAMVSRIPRGPFETKKSYDWSHFNTLCLRVRGDGRPWMVSIREDTDIIQRKNQMHSYFMFTRGGPYWQDIQVGAFSQLLEAACIPYHLALHLQSQQ, from the exons GTGGTACTGGGCTATTTGCTGCAGATTCTTTCCCTGCGAGCCTAGGGAGAAATTTACATCGAAGACTTTTCTTATCATGGCTTTAGTTTACAAATTGTTGAGTGGTTCTTATACTCTCAGAAAATGCCCCAAGCCACATGTTGCCTTGTGTCCACTTTTGGATACTCGCTTTGCTGACTATTGTTCCAGTAGTCTTCAGaaaccagaggctgctccaggcaAAGCCTCCTCGCAGAAGACTGAAGAAGGTTTGCAAGAACATCAACAGAGAGAAGTTGCTTTGGATATAACTTCTCCTGAGGAGAAGCCTGAAGTTAGTTTTGATAAAGCaattaaagatgaaataaaggaCCATTTTAGGCATTTGAAGGATGATATTGTGAATCACTGGATGGGGCCTGACTGTCGCCCTCTGCATGAGGTCTTGCTGGAACAAGCCAGGGTTGTCTGGAAGTTTCGTGGAAAAGAAGACTTAGATAAGTGGATAGTGACTTCTGATAAGACAATTGGAGGTAGAAGTGAAGTGTTCCTGCAAATGGGCAAGAATAACCGAAGTGCACTGCTGTATGGAACTCTGAGCTCAGAGGTGCCACAGGATGGGGAAAGTGGCCGCAGTGGATACTGTGCAATGGTCTCCAGGATTCCACGG GGCCCTTTTGAGACAAAGAAGTCTTATGATTGGTCTCATTTCAACACTCTTTGTCTCCGTGTACGTGGAGATGGTCGACCTTGGATGGTGAGTATCAGGGAGGACACGGACATAATCCAGAGGAAGAATCAGATGCACAGTTACTTCATGTTTACCCGCGGGGGCCCTTACTGGCAGGACATCCAG
- the NDUFAF1 gene encoding complex I intermediate-associated protein 30, mitochondrial isoform X8 translates to MRWYWAICCRFFPCEPREKFTSKTFLIMALVYKLLSGSYTLRKCPKPHVALCPLLDTRFADYCSSSLQKPEAAPGKASSQKTEEGLQEHQQREVALDITSPEEKPEVSFDKAIKDEIKDHFRHLKDDIVNHWMGPDCRPLHEVLLEQARVVWKFRGKEDLDKWIVTSDKTIGGRSEVFLQMGKNNRSALLYGTLSSEVPQDGESGRSGYCAMVSRIPRGPFETKKSYDWSHFNTLCLRVRGDGRPWMVSIREDTDIIQRKNQMHSYFMFTRGGPYWQDIQLQRKWFLSDSFLQIFLL, encoded by the exons GTGGTACTGGGCTATTTGCTGCAGATTCTTTCCCTGCGAGCCTAGGGAGAAATTTACATCGAAGACTTTTCTTATCATGGCTTTAGTTTACAAATTGTTGAGTGGTTCTTATACTCTCAGAAAATGCCCCAAGCCACATGTTGCCTTGTGTCCACTTTTGGATACTCGCTTTGCTGACTATTGTTCCAGTAGTCTTCAGaaaccagaggctgctccaggcaAAGCCTCCTCGCAGAAGACTGAAGAAGGTTTGCAAGAACATCAACAGAGAGAAGTTGCTTTGGATATAACTTCTCCTGAGGAGAAGCCTGAAGTTAGTTTTGATAAAGCaattaaagatgaaataaaggaCCATTTTAGGCATTTGAAGGATGATATTGTGAATCACTGGATGGGGCCTGACTGTCGCCCTCTGCATGAGGTCTTGCTGGAACAAGCCAGGGTTGTCTGGAAGTTTCGTGGAAAAGAAGACTTAGATAAGTGGATAGTGACTTCTGATAAGACAATTGGAGGTAGAAGTGAAGTGTTCCTGCAAATGGGCAAGAATAACCGAAGTGCACTGCTGTATGGAACTCTGAGCTCAGAGGTGCCACAGGATGGGGAAAGTGGCCGCAGTGGATACTGTGCAATGGTCTCCAGGATTCCACGG GGCCCTTTTGAGACAAAGAAGTCTTATGATTGGTCTCATTTCAACACTCTTTGTCTCCGTGTACGTGGAGATGGTCGACCTTGGATGGTGAGTATCAGGGAGGACACGGACATAATCCAGAGGAAGAATCAGATGCACAGTTACTTCATGTTTACCCGCGGGGGCCCTTACTGGCAGGACATCCAG
- the NDUFAF1 gene encoding complex I intermediate-associated protein 30, mitochondrial isoform X9: MRWYWAICCRFFPCEPREKFTSKTFLIMALVYKLLSGSYTLRKCPKPHVALCPLLDTRFADYCSSSLQKPEAAPGKASSQKTEEGLQEHQQREVALDITSPEEKPEVSFDKAIKDEIKDHFRHLKDDIVNHWMGPDCRPLHEVLLEQARVVWKFRGKEDLDKWIVTSDKTIGGRSEVFLQMGKNNRSALLYGTLSSEVPQDGESGRSGYCAMVSRIPRGPFETKKSYDWSHFNTLCLRVRGDGRPWMVSIREDTDIIQRKNQMHSYFMFTRGGPYWQDIQLSIFKASSEESPLH, encoded by the exons GTGGTACTGGGCTATTTGCTGCAGATTCTTTCCCTGCGAGCCTAGGGAGAAATTTACATCGAAGACTTTTCTTATCATGGCTTTAGTTTACAAATTGTTGAGTGGTTCTTATACTCTCAGAAAATGCCCCAAGCCACATGTTGCCTTGTGTCCACTTTTGGATACTCGCTTTGCTGACTATTGTTCCAGTAGTCTTCAGaaaccagaggctgctccaggcaAAGCCTCCTCGCAGAAGACTGAAGAAGGTTTGCAAGAACATCAACAGAGAGAAGTTGCTTTGGATATAACTTCTCCTGAGGAGAAGCCTGAAGTTAGTTTTGATAAAGCaattaaagatgaaataaaggaCCATTTTAGGCATTTGAAGGATGATATTGTGAATCACTGGATGGGGCCTGACTGTCGCCCTCTGCATGAGGTCTTGCTGGAACAAGCCAGGGTTGTCTGGAAGTTTCGTGGAAAAGAAGACTTAGATAAGTGGATAGTGACTTCTGATAAGACAATTGGAGGTAGAAGTGAAGTGTTCCTGCAAATGGGCAAGAATAACCGAAGTGCACTGCTGTATGGAACTCTGAGCTCAGAGGTGCCACAGGATGGGGAAAGTGGCCGCAGTGGATACTGTGCAATGGTCTCCAGGATTCCACGG GGCCCTTTTGAGACAAAGAAGTCTTATGATTGGTCTCATTTCAACACTCTTTGTCTCCGTGTACGTGGAGATGGTCGACCTTGGATGGTGAGTATCAGGGAGGACACGGACATAATCCAGAGGAAGAATCAGATGCACAGTTACTTCATGTTTACCCGCGGGGGCCCTTACTGGCAGGACATCCAG